The Pan troglodytes isolate AG18354 chromosome 1, NHGRI_mPanTro3-v2.0_pri, whole genome shotgun sequence genome includes a region encoding these proteins:
- the LOC457604 gene encoding complement factor H-related protein 4 isoform X3, whose translation MLLLINVILTLWVSCANGQEIQHGGLYYKSLRRLYFPAAAGQSYSYYCDQNFVTPSGSYWDYIHCTQDGWSPTVPCLRTCSKSDVEIENGFISESSSIYILNEETQYNCKPGYATADGNSSGSITCLQNGWSTQPICIKFCDMPVFENSRAKSNGMWFKLHDTLDYECYDGYESSYGNTTDSIVCGEDGWSHLPTCYNSSENCGPPPPISNGDTTSFPQKVYLPWSRVEYQCQSYYELQGSKYVTCSNGEWSEPPRCISMKPCEFPEIQHGHLYYENMRRLYFPVATGQSYSYYCDKNFVTPSGSYWDYIHCTQDGWSPTVPCLRTCSKSDVEIENGFISESSSIYILNEETQYNCKPGYATADGNSSGSITCLQNGWSTQPICIKFCDMPVFENSRAKSNGMWFKLHDTLDYECYDGYESSYGNTTDSIVCGEDGWSHLPTCYNSSENCGPPPPISNGDTTSFPQKVYLPWSRVEYQCQSYYELQGSKYVTCSNGEWSEPPRCISMKPCEFPEIQHGHLYYENMRRLYFPVATGQSYSYYCDKNFVTPSGSYWDYIHCTQDGWSPTVPCLRTCSKSDIEIENGFISEYSSIYILNKEIQYKCKPGYATADGNSSGSITCLQNGWSTQPICIKFCDMPVFENSRAKSNGVLFKLHDTLDYECYDGYEISYGNTTGSIVCGEDGWSHLPTCYNSSEKCGPPPPISNGGTTSFLLKLYVPQSRVEYQCQPYYELQGSNYVTCSNGEWSEPPRCIHPCIITEKNMNKNNIKLKGRNDRKYYAKTGDTIEFMCKLGYNANTSILSFQAVCREGIVEYPRCE comes from the exons AAATTCAACATGGAGGTCTATATTATAAGAGTTTGCGTAGACTATACTTTCCAGCAGCTGCAGGACAATCTTATTCCTATTACTGTGATCAAAATTTTGTGACTCCTTCAGGAAGTTACTGGGATTACATTCATTGCACACAAGATGGTTGGTCGCCAACAGTCCCATGCCTCA gaACATGCTCAAAATCAGATGTAGAAATTGAAAATGGATTCATTTCTGAATCTTcctctatttatattttaaatgaagaaacacaATATAATTGTAAACCAGGATATGCAACAGCAGATGGAAATTCTTCAGGATCAATTACATGTTTGCAAAATGGATGGTCAACACAACCAATTTGCATTA aatTTTGTGATATGCCTGTTTTTGAGAATTCCAGAGCCAAGAGTAATGGCATGTGGTTTAAGCTCCATGACACATTGGACTATGAATGCTATGATGGATATGAAAGCAGTTATGGAAACACCACAGATTCCATAGTGTGTGGTGAAGATGGCTGGTCCCATTTGCCAACATGCTATA attcttcaGAAAACTGTGGGCCTCCTCCACCTATTAGCAATGGAGATACCACGTCCTTCCCGCAAAAAGTGTATCTGCCATGGTCAAGAGTCGAGTACCAGTGCCAGTCCTACTATGAACTTCAGGGTTCTAAATATGTAACATGTAGTAATGGAGAGTGGTCAGAACCACCAAGATGCATAT CAATGAAACCTTGTGAGTTTCCAGAAATTCAACATGGACATCTATATTATGAGAATATGCGTAGACTATACTTTCCAGTAGCTACAGGACAATCTTACTCCTATTACTGTGACAAAAATTTTGTGACTCCTTCAGGAAGTTACTGGGATTACATTCACTGCACACAAGATGGGTGGTCGCCAACAGTCCCATGCCTCA gaACATGCTCAAAATCAGATGTAGAAATTGAAAATGGATTCATTTCTGAATCTTcctctatttatattttaaatgaagaaacacaATATAATTGTAAACCAGGATATGCAACAGCAGATGGAAATTCTTCAGGATCAATTACATGTTTGCAAAATGGATGGTCAACACAACCAATTTGCATTA aatTTTGTGATATGCCTGTTTTTGAGAATTCCAGAGCCAAGAGTAATGGCATGTGGTTTAAGCTCCATGACACATTGGACTATGAATGCTATGATGGATATGAAAGCAGTTATGGAAACACCACAGATTCCATAGTGTGTGGTGAAGATGGCTGGTCCCATTTGCCAACATGCTATA attcttcaGAAAACTGTGGGCCTCCTCCACCTATTAGCAATGGAGATACCACGTCCTTCCCGCAAAAAGTGTATCTGCCATGGTCAAGAGTCGAGTACCAGTGCCAGTCCTACTATGAACTTCAGGGTTCTAAATATGTAACATGTAGTAATGGAGAGTGGTCAGAACCACCAAGATGCATAT CAATGAAACCTTGTGAGTTTCCAGAAATTCAACATGGACATCTATATTATGAGAATATGCGTAGACTATACTTTCCAGTAGCTACAGGACAATCTTACTCCTATTACTGTGACAAAAATTTTGTGACTCCTTCAGGAAGTTACTGGGATTACATTCACTGCACACAAGATGGGTGGTCGCCAACAGTCCCATGCCTCA gaACATGCTCAAAATCAGATATAGAAATTGAAAATGGATTCATTTCTGAATATTcctctatttatattttaaataaagaaatacaatataaatgtaaACCAGGATATGCAACAGCAGATGGAAATTCTTCAGGATCAATTACATGTTTGCAAAATGGATGGTCAACACAACCAATTTGCATTA aatTTTGTGATATGCCTGTTTTTGAGAATTCCAGAGCCAAGAGTAATGGCGTGCTGTTTAAGCTCCATGACACATTGGACTACGAATGTTACGATGGATATGAAATCAGTTATGGAAACACCACAGGTTCCATAGTGTGTGGTGAAGATGGGTGGTCCCATTTGCCAACATGTTATA attcTTCAGAAAAGTGTGGGCCTCCTCCACCTATTAGCAATGGAGGTACCACCTCCTTTCTACTAAAATTGTATGTGCCACAGTCAAGAGTCGAGTACCAATGCCAGCCCTACTATGAACTTCAGGGTTCTAATTATGTAACATGTAGTAATGGAGAGTGGTCAGAACCACCAAGATGCATAC aTCCATGTATAATAACtgaaaaaaacatgaataaaaataacataaagttaaaaggaagaaatgacagaaaatattatGCAAAAACAGGGGATACCATTGAATTTATGTGTAAATTGGGATATAATGCAAATACATCAATTCTATCATTTCAAGCAGTGTGTCGGGAAGGGATAGTGGAATACCCCAGATGCGAATAA
- the LOC457604 gene encoding complement factor H-related protein 4 isoform X5: MLLLINVILTLWVSCANGQEVKPCDFPEIQHGGLYYKSLRRLYFPAAAGQSYSYYCDQNFVTPSGSYWDYIHCTQDGWSPTVPCLRTCSKSDVEIENGFISESSSIYILNEETQYNCKPGYATADGNSSGSITCLQNGWSTQPICIKFCDMPVFENSRAKSNGMWFKLHDTLDYECYDGYESSYGNTTDSIVCGEDGWSHLPTCYNSSENCGPPPPISNGDTTSFPQKVYLPWSRVEYQCQSYYELQGSKYVTCSNGEWSEPPRCISMKPCEFPEIQHGHLYYENMRRLYFPVATGQSYSYYCDKNFVTPSGSYWDYIHCTQDGWSPTVPCLRTCSKSDVEIENGFISESSSIYILNEETQYNCKPGYATADGNSSGSITCLQNGWSTQPICIKFCDMPVFENSRAKSNGMWFKLHDTLDYECYDGYESSYGNTTDSIVCGEDGWSHLPTCYNSSENCGPPPPISNGDTTSFPQKVYLPWSRVEYQCQSYYELQGSKYVTCSNGEWSEPPRCISMKPCEFPEIQHGHLYYENMRRLYFPVATGQSYSYYCDKNFVTPSGSYWDYIHCTQDGWSPTVPCLRTCSKSDIEIENGFISEYSSIYILNKEIQYKCKPGYATADGNSSGSITCLQNGWSTQPICIKFCDMPVFENSRAKSNGVLFKLHDTLDYECYDGYEISYGNTTGSIVCGEDGWSHLPTCYNPCIITEKNMNKNNIKLKGRNDRKYYAKTGDTIEFMCKLGYNANTSILSFQAVCREGIVEYPRCE, translated from the exons AAGTGAAACCTTGTGATTTTCCAGAAATTCAACATGGAGGTCTATATTATAAGAGTTTGCGTAGACTATACTTTCCAGCAGCTGCAGGACAATCTTATTCCTATTACTGTGATCAAAATTTTGTGACTCCTTCAGGAAGTTACTGGGATTACATTCATTGCACACAAGATGGTTGGTCGCCAACAGTCCCATGCCTCA gaACATGCTCAAAATCAGATGTAGAAATTGAAAATGGATTCATTTCTGAATCTTcctctatttatattttaaatgaagaaacacaATATAATTGTAAACCAGGATATGCAACAGCAGATGGAAATTCTTCAGGATCAATTACATGTTTGCAAAATGGATGGTCAACACAACCAATTTGCATTA aatTTTGTGATATGCCTGTTTTTGAGAATTCCAGAGCCAAGAGTAATGGCATGTGGTTTAAGCTCCATGACACATTGGACTATGAATGCTATGATGGATATGAAAGCAGTTATGGAAACACCACAGATTCCATAGTGTGTGGTGAAGATGGCTGGTCCCATTTGCCAACATGCTATA attcttcaGAAAACTGTGGGCCTCCTCCACCTATTAGCAATGGAGATACCACGTCCTTCCCGCAAAAAGTGTATCTGCCATGGTCAAGAGTCGAGTACCAGTGCCAGTCCTACTATGAACTTCAGGGTTCTAAATATGTAACATGTAGTAATGGAGAGTGGTCAGAACCACCAAGATGCATAT CAATGAAACCTTGTGAGTTTCCAGAAATTCAACATGGACATCTATATTATGAGAATATGCGTAGACTATACTTTCCAGTAGCTACAGGACAATCTTACTCCTATTACTGTGACAAAAATTTTGTGACTCCTTCAGGAAGTTACTGGGATTACATTCACTGCACACAAGATGGGTGGTCGCCAACAGTCCCATGCCTCA gaACATGCTCAAAATCAGATGTAGAAATTGAAAATGGATTCATTTCTGAATCTTcctctatttatattttaaatgaagaaacacaATATAATTGTAAACCAGGATATGCAACAGCAGATGGAAATTCTTCAGGATCAATTACATGTTTGCAAAATGGATGGTCAACACAACCAATTTGCATTA aatTTTGTGATATGCCTGTTTTTGAGAATTCCAGAGCCAAGAGTAATGGCATGTGGTTTAAGCTCCATGACACATTGGACTATGAATGCTATGATGGATATGAAAGCAGTTATGGAAACACCACAGATTCCATAGTGTGTGGTGAAGATGGCTGGTCCCATTTGCCAACATGCTATA attcttcaGAAAACTGTGGGCCTCCTCCACCTATTAGCAATGGAGATACCACGTCCTTCCCGCAAAAAGTGTATCTGCCATGGTCAAGAGTCGAGTACCAGTGCCAGTCCTACTATGAACTTCAGGGTTCTAAATATGTAACATGTAGTAATGGAGAGTGGTCAGAACCACCAAGATGCATAT CAATGAAACCTTGTGAGTTTCCAGAAATTCAACATGGACATCTATATTATGAGAATATGCGTAGACTATACTTTCCAGTAGCTACAGGACAATCTTACTCCTATTACTGTGACAAAAATTTTGTGACTCCTTCAGGAAGTTACTGGGATTACATTCACTGCACACAAGATGGGTGGTCGCCAACAGTCCCATGCCTCA gaACATGCTCAAAATCAGATATAGAAATTGAAAATGGATTCATTTCTGAATATTcctctatttatattttaaataaagaaatacaatataaatgtaaACCAGGATATGCAACAGCAGATGGAAATTCTTCAGGATCAATTACATGTTTGCAAAATGGATGGTCAACACAACCAATTTGCATTA aatTTTGTGATATGCCTGTTTTTGAGAATTCCAGAGCCAAGAGTAATGGCGTGCTGTTTAAGCTCCATGACACATTGGACTACGAATGTTACGATGGATATGAAATCAGTTATGGAAACACCACAGGTTCCATAGTGTGTGGTGAAGATGGGTGGTCCCATTTGCCAACATGTTATA aTCCATGTATAATAACtgaaaaaaacatgaataaaaataacataaagttaaaaggaagaaatgacagaaaatattatGCAAAAACAGGGGATACCATTGAATTTATGTGTAAATTGGGATATAATGCAAATACATCAATTCTATCATTTCAAGCAGTGTGTCGGGAAGGGATAGTGGAATACCCCAGATGCGAATAA
- the LOC457604 gene encoding complement factor H-related protein 4 isoform X4 codes for MLLLINVILTLWVSCANGQEVKPCDFPEIQHGGLYYKSLRRLYFPAAAGQSYSYYCDQNFVTPSGSYWDYIHCTQDGWSPTVPCLRTCSKSDVEIENGFISESSSIYILNEETQYNCKPGYATADGNSSGSITCLQNGWSTQPICIKFCDMPVFENSRAKSNGMWFKLHDTLDYECYDGYESSYGNTTDSIVCGEDGWSHLPTCYNSSENCGPPPPISNGDTTSFPQKVYLPWSRVEYQCQSYYELQGSKYVTCSNGEWSEPPRCISMKPCEFPEIQHGHLYYENMRRLYFPVATGQSYSYYCDKNFVTPSGSYWDYIHCTQDGWSPTVPCLRTCSKSDVEIENGFISESSSIYILNEETQYNCKPGYATADGNSSGSITCLQNGWSTQPICIKFCDMPVFENSRAKSNGMWFKLHDTLDYECYDGYESSYGNTTDSIVCGEDGWSHLPTCYNSSENCGPPPPISNGDTTSFPQKVYLPWSRVEYQCQSYYELQGSKYVTCSNGEWSEPPRCISMKPCEFPEIQHGHLYYENMRRLYFPVATGQSYSYYCDKNFVTPSGSYWDYIHCTQDGWSPTVPCLRTCSKSDIEIENGFISEYSSIYILNKEIQYKCKPGYATADGNSSGSITCLQNGWSTQPICIKFCDMPVFENSRAKSNGVLFKLHDTLDYECYDGYEISYGNTTGSIVCGEDGWSHLPTCYNSSEKCGPPPPISNGGTTSFLLKLYVPQSRVEYQCQPYYELQGSNYVTCSNGEWSEPPRCIRMSAWGGGSCL; via the exons AAGTGAAACCTTGTGATTTTCCAGAAATTCAACATGGAGGTCTATATTATAAGAGTTTGCGTAGACTATACTTTCCAGCAGCTGCAGGACAATCTTATTCCTATTACTGTGATCAAAATTTTGTGACTCCTTCAGGAAGTTACTGGGATTACATTCATTGCACACAAGATGGTTGGTCGCCAACAGTCCCATGCCTCA gaACATGCTCAAAATCAGATGTAGAAATTGAAAATGGATTCATTTCTGAATCTTcctctatttatattttaaatgaagaaacacaATATAATTGTAAACCAGGATATGCAACAGCAGATGGAAATTCTTCAGGATCAATTACATGTTTGCAAAATGGATGGTCAACACAACCAATTTGCATTA aatTTTGTGATATGCCTGTTTTTGAGAATTCCAGAGCCAAGAGTAATGGCATGTGGTTTAAGCTCCATGACACATTGGACTATGAATGCTATGATGGATATGAAAGCAGTTATGGAAACACCACAGATTCCATAGTGTGTGGTGAAGATGGCTGGTCCCATTTGCCAACATGCTATA attcttcaGAAAACTGTGGGCCTCCTCCACCTATTAGCAATGGAGATACCACGTCCTTCCCGCAAAAAGTGTATCTGCCATGGTCAAGAGTCGAGTACCAGTGCCAGTCCTACTATGAACTTCAGGGTTCTAAATATGTAACATGTAGTAATGGAGAGTGGTCAGAACCACCAAGATGCATAT CAATGAAACCTTGTGAGTTTCCAGAAATTCAACATGGACATCTATATTATGAGAATATGCGTAGACTATACTTTCCAGTAGCTACAGGACAATCTTACTCCTATTACTGTGACAAAAATTTTGTGACTCCTTCAGGAAGTTACTGGGATTACATTCACTGCACACAAGATGGGTGGTCGCCAACAGTCCCATGCCTCA gaACATGCTCAAAATCAGATGTAGAAATTGAAAATGGATTCATTTCTGAATCTTcctctatttatattttaaatgaagaaacacaATATAATTGTAAACCAGGATATGCAACAGCAGATGGAAATTCTTCAGGATCAATTACATGTTTGCAAAATGGATGGTCAACACAACCAATTTGCATTA aatTTTGTGATATGCCTGTTTTTGAGAATTCCAGAGCCAAGAGTAATGGCATGTGGTTTAAGCTCCATGACACATTGGACTATGAATGCTATGATGGATATGAAAGCAGTTATGGAAACACCACAGATTCCATAGTGTGTGGTGAAGATGGCTGGTCCCATTTGCCAACATGCTATA attcttcaGAAAACTGTGGGCCTCCTCCACCTATTAGCAATGGAGATACCACGTCCTTCCCGCAAAAAGTGTATCTGCCATGGTCAAGAGTCGAGTACCAGTGCCAGTCCTACTATGAACTTCAGGGTTCTAAATATGTAACATGTAGTAATGGAGAGTGGTCAGAACCACCAAGATGCATAT CAATGAAACCTTGTGAGTTTCCAGAAATTCAACATGGACATCTATATTATGAGAATATGCGTAGACTATACTTTCCAGTAGCTACAGGACAATCTTACTCCTATTACTGTGACAAAAATTTTGTGACTCCTTCAGGAAGTTACTGGGATTACATTCACTGCACACAAGATGGGTGGTCGCCAACAGTCCCATGCCTCA gaACATGCTCAAAATCAGATATAGAAATTGAAAATGGATTCATTTCTGAATATTcctctatttatattttaaataaagaaatacaatataaatgtaaACCAGGATATGCAACAGCAGATGGAAATTCTTCAGGATCAATTACATGTTTGCAAAATGGATGGTCAACACAACCAATTTGCATTA aatTTTGTGATATGCCTGTTTTTGAGAATTCCAGAGCCAAGAGTAATGGCGTGCTGTTTAAGCTCCATGACACATTGGACTACGAATGTTACGATGGATATGAAATCAGTTATGGAAACACCACAGGTTCCATAGTGTGTGGTGAAGATGGGTGGTCCCATTTGCCAACATGTTATA attcTTCAGAAAAGTGTGGGCCTCCTCCACCTATTAGCAATGGAGGTACCACCTCCTTTCTACTAAAATTGTATGTGCCACAGTCAAGAGTCGAGTACCAATGCCAGCCCTACTATGAACTTCAGGGTTCTAATTATGTAACATGTAGTAATGGAGAGTGGTCAGAACCACCAAGATGCATAC gaatgtcggcctggggtggtggctcatgcctgtag
- the LOC457604 gene encoding complement factor H-related protein 4 isoform X8, giving the protein MLLLINVILTLWVSCANGQEVKPCDFPEIQHGGLYYKSLRRLYFPAAAGQSYSYYCDQNFVTPSGSYWDYIHCTQDGWSPTVPCLRTCSKSDVEIENGFISESSSIYILNEETQYNCKPGYATADGNSSGSITCLQNGWSTQPICIKFCDMPVFENSRAKSNGMWFKLHDTLDYECYDGYESSYGNTTDSIVCGEDGWSHLPTCYNSSENCGPPPPISNGDTTSFPQKVYLPWSRVEYQCQSYYELQGSKYVTCSNGEWSEPPRCISMKPCEFPEIQHGHLYYENMRRLYFPVATGQSYSYYCDKNFVTPSGSYWDYIHCTQDGWSPTVPCLRTCSKSDVEIENGFISESSSIYILNEETQYNCKPGYATADGNSSGSITCLQNGWSTQPICIKFCDMPVFENSRAKSNGMWFKLHDTLDYECYDGYESSYGNTTDSIVCGEDGWSHLPTCYNSSENCGPPPPISNGDTTSFPQKVYLPWSRVEYQCQSYYELQGSKYVTCSNGEWSEPPRCISMKPCEFPEIQHGHLYYENMRRLYFPVATGQSYSYYCDKNFVTPSGSYWDYIHCTQDGWSPTVPCLRTCSKSDIEIENGFISEYSSIYILNKEIQYKCKPGYATADGNSSGSITCLQNGWSTQPICIKFCDMPVFENSRAKSNGVLFKLHDTLDYECYDGYEISYGNTTGSIVCGEDGWSHLPTCYRMSAWGGGSCL; this is encoded by the exons AAGTGAAACCTTGTGATTTTCCAGAAATTCAACATGGAGGTCTATATTATAAGAGTTTGCGTAGACTATACTTTCCAGCAGCTGCAGGACAATCTTATTCCTATTACTGTGATCAAAATTTTGTGACTCCTTCAGGAAGTTACTGGGATTACATTCATTGCACACAAGATGGTTGGTCGCCAACAGTCCCATGCCTCA gaACATGCTCAAAATCAGATGTAGAAATTGAAAATGGATTCATTTCTGAATCTTcctctatttatattttaaatgaagaaacacaATATAATTGTAAACCAGGATATGCAACAGCAGATGGAAATTCTTCAGGATCAATTACATGTTTGCAAAATGGATGGTCAACACAACCAATTTGCATTA aatTTTGTGATATGCCTGTTTTTGAGAATTCCAGAGCCAAGAGTAATGGCATGTGGTTTAAGCTCCATGACACATTGGACTATGAATGCTATGATGGATATGAAAGCAGTTATGGAAACACCACAGATTCCATAGTGTGTGGTGAAGATGGCTGGTCCCATTTGCCAACATGCTATA attcttcaGAAAACTGTGGGCCTCCTCCACCTATTAGCAATGGAGATACCACGTCCTTCCCGCAAAAAGTGTATCTGCCATGGTCAAGAGTCGAGTACCAGTGCCAGTCCTACTATGAACTTCAGGGTTCTAAATATGTAACATGTAGTAATGGAGAGTGGTCAGAACCACCAAGATGCATAT CAATGAAACCTTGTGAGTTTCCAGAAATTCAACATGGACATCTATATTATGAGAATATGCGTAGACTATACTTTCCAGTAGCTACAGGACAATCTTACTCCTATTACTGTGACAAAAATTTTGTGACTCCTTCAGGAAGTTACTGGGATTACATTCACTGCACACAAGATGGGTGGTCGCCAACAGTCCCATGCCTCA gaACATGCTCAAAATCAGATGTAGAAATTGAAAATGGATTCATTTCTGAATCTTcctctatttatattttaaatgaagaaacacaATATAATTGTAAACCAGGATATGCAACAGCAGATGGAAATTCTTCAGGATCAATTACATGTTTGCAAAATGGATGGTCAACACAACCAATTTGCATTA aatTTTGTGATATGCCTGTTTTTGAGAATTCCAGAGCCAAGAGTAATGGCATGTGGTTTAAGCTCCATGACACATTGGACTATGAATGCTATGATGGATATGAAAGCAGTTATGGAAACACCACAGATTCCATAGTGTGTGGTGAAGATGGCTGGTCCCATTTGCCAACATGCTATA attcttcaGAAAACTGTGGGCCTCCTCCACCTATTAGCAATGGAGATACCACGTCCTTCCCGCAAAAAGTGTATCTGCCATGGTCAAGAGTCGAGTACCAGTGCCAGTCCTACTATGAACTTCAGGGTTCTAAATATGTAACATGTAGTAATGGAGAGTGGTCAGAACCACCAAGATGCATAT CAATGAAACCTTGTGAGTTTCCAGAAATTCAACATGGACATCTATATTATGAGAATATGCGTAGACTATACTTTCCAGTAGCTACAGGACAATCTTACTCCTATTACTGTGACAAAAATTTTGTGACTCCTTCAGGAAGTTACTGGGATTACATTCACTGCACACAAGATGGGTGGTCGCCAACAGTCCCATGCCTCA gaACATGCTCAAAATCAGATATAGAAATTGAAAATGGATTCATTTCTGAATATTcctctatttatattttaaataaagaaatacaatataaatgtaaACCAGGATATGCAACAGCAGATGGAAATTCTTCAGGATCAATTACATGTTTGCAAAATGGATGGTCAACACAACCAATTTGCATTA aatTTTGTGATATGCCTGTTTTTGAGAATTCCAGAGCCAAGAGTAATGGCGTGCTGTTTAAGCTCCATGACACATTGGACTACGAATGTTACGATGGATATGAAATCAGTTATGGAAACACCACAGGTTCCATAGTGTGTGGTGAAGATGGGTGGTCCCATTTGCCAACATGTTATA gaatgtcggcctggggtggtggctcatgcctgtag